A region from the Sorex araneus isolate mSorAra2 chromosome 6, mSorAra2.pri, whole genome shotgun sequence genome encodes:
- the LOC101556448 gene encoding olfactory receptor 10AD1-like: protein MRTQRVDLRNDSTVTEFILVGFEQSSPSTQALLFALFLALYALAMAMNGLIIFITWTDPRLNSPMYFFLGHLSFLDVCFITTTIPQMLIHLVVKNHAVSFASCLIQMYMAFGVGSSECILLAFMAYDRYVAICHPLNYAQIMSHQVCVRLLSAAWFFGMTNAILLDYMTFRGPFCRDNHIENFLCEAPLVISLSCGDQLFSLMVIFIDAIMVLLSPMVLIVISYARILTSILGRASSSGRGKTFSTCASHLTVVIFFYTSAMFSYMNPRSTHGPDKDKPFSLLYTIITPMCNPIIYSFRNKEMKGAMVRALARTGLTQEPV from the exons ATGAG GACACAGAGAGTGGACCTAAGGAATGACAGCACGGTGACAGAGTTTATCCTCGTGGGCTTTGAGCAGAGTTCCCCATCTACACAGGCATTGCTCTTTGCCCTCTTCCTAGCGCTCTACGCCTTAGCCATGGCCATGAATGGTCTCATCATCTTCATCACCTGGACAGATCCTAGACTCAACAGTCCTATGTACTTCTTCCTTGGCCACCTGTCCTTCTTGGATGTCTGcttcatcaccaccaccatcccacaGATGCTGATCCACCTGGTGGTCAAGAAccatgctgtctcctttgcctcCTGTTTGATCCAGATGTATATGGCTTTTGGTGTGGGTTCTAGTGAGTGCATCCTCTTGGCTTTTATGGCCTATGACCGTTATGTTGCTATCTGCCACCCACTTAACTATGCCCAGATCATGAGCCATCAAGTCTGTGTGAGGTTGCTGAGTGCAGCCTGGTTCTTTGGCATGACCAATGCTATTCTACTTGATTACATGACATTTCGTGGTCCATTCTGTAGAGACAACCATATAGAAAATTTCCTTTGTGAGGCTCCTTTAGTGATCAGCCTTTCTTGTGGAGATCAACTGTTCAGTTTGATGGTGATCTTTATTGATGCTATCATGGTGCTCCTAAGTCCCATGGTGCTCATTGTCATCTCTTACGCCCGCATCCTAACCTCCATCCTTGGCAGAGCCTCCTCCTCGGGCCGGGGGAAGACCTTCTCCACCTGTGCTTCCCATTTGACTGTGGTCATCTTTTTCTACACCTCAGCCATGTTCTCCTACATGAACCCCCGAAGCACACATGGCCCTGACAAAGACAAACCTTTCTCCCTCCTCTACACAATCATCACCCCCATGTGCAACCCCATCATCTACAGTTTTCGAAACAAGGAAATGAAGGGGGCCATGGTGAGGGCCCTTGCAAGGACTGGCCTGACCCAAGAACCTGTGTAG